In the Manis javanica isolate MJ-LG chromosome 12, MJ_LKY, whole genome shotgun sequence genome, one interval contains:
- the NRG1 gene encoding pro-neuregulin-1, membrane-bound isoform isoform X13: MASFYKAEELYQKRVLTITGICIALLVVGIMCVVAYCKTKKQRKKLHDRLRQSLRSERNNMVNVANGPHHPNPPPENVQLVNQYVSKNVISSEHIVEREAETSFSTSHYTSTAHHSTTVTQTPNHSWSNGHTESILSESHSVIMISSVENSRHSSPAGGPRGRLSGMGGPRECNSFLRHARETPDSYRDSPHSERYVSAMATPARMSPVDFHTPSSPKSPPSEMSPPVSSTTVSMPSMAVSPFVEEERPLLLVTPPRLREKYDHHAQQFSSFQHNPALESSSLPPSPLRIVQEEEYETTQEYEPAQEPVKKLASSRRAKRTKPNGHVANRLEMDNTTSPASSNSESETEDERVGEDTPFLGIQNPLAAGLEATPAFRLADSRTNPAGRFSTQEELQARLSSVIANQDPIAV; this comes from the exons AAGCAGAGGAGCTGTACCAGAAGAGGGTGCTGACCATCACCGGCATCTGCATCGCCCTGCTCGTGGTCGGCATCATGTGTGTGGTGGCCTACTGCAAAACCAA GAAACAACGGAAAAAGCTTCATGACCGGCTTCGGCAGAGTCTTCGGTCTGAACGGAACAACATGGTGAACGTAGCAAACGGGCCTCACCACCCGAACCCGCCCCCCGAGAACGTTCAACTGGTGAAT CAATATGTATCTAAAAATGTCATCTCCAGTGAGCATATTGTTGAGAGGGAAGCAGAGACATCTTTTTCCACCAGTCACTATACCTCGACTGCTCACCATTCCACTACTGTCACCCAGACTCCAAACCACAg CTGGAGCAATGGACACACTGAAAGCATCCTTTCCGAAAGCCACTCTGTAATCATGATATCATCGGTAGAAAACAGTAGGCACAGCAGCCCCGCTGGGGGCCCAAGAGGACGTCTCAGTGGCATGGGAGGCCCTCGAGAATGTAACAGCTTCCTCAGGCATGCCAGAGAAACCCCCGACTCCTACCGAGACTCTCCTCACAGCGAAAG GTATGTGTCAGCCATGGCCACCCCGGCTCGTATGTCACCTGTAGATTTCCACACGCCAAGCTCCCCCAAATCGCCCCCTTCGGAAATGTCTCCGCCTGTGTCCAGCACTACGGTGTCCATGCCCTCTATGGCTGTCAGCCCCTTCGTGGAAGAAGAGAGACCTCTGCTTCTCGTGACACCACCGAGGCTGCGGGAGAAGTATGACCACCACGCTCAGCAATTCAGCTCTTTCCAGCACAACCCCGCGCTTGAGAGCAGCAGCCTGCCCCCTAGCCCTCTGAGGATAGTGCAGGAGGAGGAGTACGAAACGACCCAGGAATATGAGCCAGCTCAAGAGCCTGTTAAGAAACTCGCCAGTAGCCGGCGGGCCAAAAGAACCAAGCCCAATGGCCATGTTGCCAACAGGTTGGAAATGGACAACACCACAAGCCCTGCGAGCAGTAACTCAGAGAGTGAAACAGAAGATGAACGTGTAGGTGAAGATACACCCTTCCTGGGCATACAGAACCCCCTGGCGGCTGGTCTTGAGGCAACCCCTGCCTTCCGCCTGGCTGACAGCAGGACTAACCCAGCAGGCCGCTTCTCTACACAGGAAGAATTGCAGGCCAGGCTGTCTAGTGTAATCGCTAACCAAGACCCTATCGCTGTATAA
- the NRG1 gene encoding pro-neuregulin-1, membrane-bound isoform isoform X14: MCVVAYCKTKKQRKKLHDRLRQSLRSERNNMVNVANGPHHPNPPPENVQLVNQYVSKNVISSEHIVEREAETSFSTSHYTSTAHHSTTVTQTPNHSWSNGHTESILSESHSVIMISSVENSRHSSPAGGPRGRLSGMGGPRECNSFLRHARETPDSYRDSPHSERYVSAMATPARMSPVDFHTPSSPKSPPSEMSPPVSSTTVSMPSMAVSPFVEEERPLLLVTPPRLREKYDHHAQQFSSFQHNPALESSSLPPSPLRIVQEEEYETTQEYEPAQEPVKKLASSRRAKRTKPNGHVANRLEMDNTTSPASSNSESETEDERVGEDTPFLGIQNPLAAGLEATPAFRLADSRTNPAGRFSTQEELQARLSSVIANQDPIAV; this comes from the exons ATGTGTGTGGTGGCCTACTGCAAAACCAA GAAACAACGGAAAAAGCTTCATGACCGGCTTCGGCAGAGTCTTCGGTCTGAACGGAACAACATGGTGAACGTAGCAAACGGGCCTCACCACCCGAACCCGCCCCCCGAGAACGTTCAACTGGTGAAT CAATATGTATCTAAAAATGTCATCTCCAGTGAGCATATTGTTGAGAGGGAAGCAGAGACATCTTTTTCCACCAGTCACTATACCTCGACTGCTCACCATTCCACTACTGTCACCCAGACTCCAAACCACAg CTGGAGCAATGGACACACTGAAAGCATCCTTTCCGAAAGCCACTCTGTAATCATGATATCATCGGTAGAAAACAGTAGGCACAGCAGCCCCGCTGGGGGCCCAAGAGGACGTCTCAGTGGCATGGGAGGCCCTCGAGAATGTAACAGCTTCCTCAGGCATGCCAGAGAAACCCCCGACTCCTACCGAGACTCTCCTCACAGCGAAAG GTATGTGTCAGCCATGGCCACCCCGGCTCGTATGTCACCTGTAGATTTCCACACGCCAAGCTCCCCCAAATCGCCCCCTTCGGAAATGTCTCCGCCTGTGTCCAGCACTACGGTGTCCATGCCCTCTATGGCTGTCAGCCCCTTCGTGGAAGAAGAGAGACCTCTGCTTCTCGTGACACCACCGAGGCTGCGGGAGAAGTATGACCACCACGCTCAGCAATTCAGCTCTTTCCAGCACAACCCCGCGCTTGAGAGCAGCAGCCTGCCCCCTAGCCCTCTGAGGATAGTGCAGGAGGAGGAGTACGAAACGACCCAGGAATATGAGCCAGCTCAAGAGCCTGTTAAGAAACTCGCCAGTAGCCGGCGGGCCAAAAGAACCAAGCCCAATGGCCATGTTGCCAACAGGTTGGAAATGGACAACACCACAAGCCCTGCGAGCAGTAACTCAGAGAGTGAAACAGAAGATGAACGTGTAGGTGAAGATACACCCTTCCTGGGCATACAGAACCCCCTGGCGGCTGGTCTTGAGGCAACCCCTGCCTTCCGCCTGGCTGACAGCAGGACTAACCCAGCAGGCCGCTTCTCTACACAGGAAGAATTGCAGGCCAGGCTGTCTAGTGTAATCGCTAACCAAGACCCTATCGCTGTATAA
- the NRG1 gene encoding pro-neuregulin-1, membrane-bound isoform isoform X12, whose product MVKDLSNPSRYLCKCPNEFTGDRCQNYVMASFYKHLGIEFMEAEELYQKRVLTITGICIALLVVGIMCVVAYCKTKKQRKKLHDRLRQSLRSERNNMVNVANGPHHPNPPPENVQLVNQYVSKNVISSEHIVEREAETSFSTSHYTSTAHHSTTVTQTPNHSWSNGHTESILSESHSVIMISSVENSRHSSPAGGPRGRLSGMGGPRECNSFLRHARETPDSYRDSPHSERYVSAMATPARMSPVDFHTPSSPKSPPSEMSPPVSSTTVSMPSMAVSPFVEEERPLLLVTPPRLREKYDHHAQQFSSFQHNPALESSSLPPSPLRIVQEEEYETTQEYEPAQEPVKKLASSRRAKRTKPNGHVANRLEMDNTTSPASSNSESETEDERVGEDTPFLGIQNPLAAGLEATPAFRLADSRTNPAGRFSTQEELQARLSSVIANQDPIAV is encoded by the exons AAGCAGAGGAGCTGTACCAGAAGAGGGTGCTGACCATCACCGGCATCTGCATCGCCCTGCTCGTGGTCGGCATCATGTGTGTGGTGGCCTACTGCAAAACCAA GAAACAACGGAAAAAGCTTCATGACCGGCTTCGGCAGAGTCTTCGGTCTGAACGGAACAACATGGTGAACGTAGCAAACGGGCCTCACCACCCGAACCCGCCCCCCGAGAACGTTCAACTGGTGAAT CAATATGTATCTAAAAATGTCATCTCCAGTGAGCATATTGTTGAGAGGGAAGCAGAGACATCTTTTTCCACCAGTCACTATACCTCGACTGCTCACCATTCCACTACTGTCACCCAGACTCCAAACCACAg CTGGAGCAATGGACACACTGAAAGCATCCTTTCCGAAAGCCACTCTGTAATCATGATATCATCGGTAGAAAACAGTAGGCACAGCAGCCCCGCTGGGGGCCCAAGAGGACGTCTCAGTGGCATGGGAGGCCCTCGAGAATGTAACAGCTTCCTCAGGCATGCCAGAGAAACCCCCGACTCCTACCGAGACTCTCCTCACAGCGAAAG GTATGTGTCAGCCATGGCCACCCCGGCTCGTATGTCACCTGTAGATTTCCACACGCCAAGCTCCCCCAAATCGCCCCCTTCGGAAATGTCTCCGCCTGTGTCCAGCACTACGGTGTCCATGCCCTCTATGGCTGTCAGCCCCTTCGTGGAAGAAGAGAGACCTCTGCTTCTCGTGACACCACCGAGGCTGCGGGAGAAGTATGACCACCACGCTCAGCAATTCAGCTCTTTCCAGCACAACCCCGCGCTTGAGAGCAGCAGCCTGCCCCCTAGCCCTCTGAGGATAGTGCAGGAGGAGGAGTACGAAACGACCCAGGAATATGAGCCAGCTCAAGAGCCTGTTAAGAAACTCGCCAGTAGCCGGCGGGCCAAAAGAACCAAGCCCAATGGCCATGTTGCCAACAGGTTGGAAATGGACAACACCACAAGCCCTGCGAGCAGTAACTCAGAGAGTGAAACAGAAGATGAACGTGTAGGTGAAGATACACCCTTCCTGGGCATACAGAACCCCCTGGCGGCTGGTCTTGAGGCAACCCCTGCCTTCCGCCTGGCTGACAGCAGGACTAACCCAGCAGGCCGCTTCTCTACACAGGAAGAATTGCAGGCCAGGCTGTCTAGTGTAATCGCTAACCAAGACCCTATCGCTGTATAA